The following proteins come from a genomic window of Canis aureus isolate CA01 chromosome 3, VMU_Caureus_v.1.0, whole genome shotgun sequence:
- the PDE4B gene encoding 3',5'-cyclic-AMP phosphodiesterase 4B isoform X7, with amino-acid sequence MPEANYLLTVSWGYIKFKRMLNRELTHLSEMSRSGNQVSEYISNTFLDKQNDVEIPSPTQKDREKKKKQQLMTQISGVKKLMHSSSLNNTSISRFGVNTENEDHLAKELEDLNKWGLNIFNVAGYSHNRPLTCIMYAIFQERDLLKTFKISSDTFVTYMMTLEDHYHSDVAYHNSLHAADVAQSTHVLLSTPALDAVFTDLEILATIFAAAIHDVDHPGVSNQFLINTNSELALMYNDESVLENHHLAVGFKLLQEEHCDIFQNLTKKQRQTLRKMVIDMVLATDMSKHMSLLADLKTMVETKKVTSSGVLLLDNYTDRIQVLRNMVHCADLSNPTKSLELYRQWTDRIMEEFFQQGDKERERGMEISPMCDKHTASVEKSQVGFIDYIVHPLWETWADLVQPDAQDILDTLEDNRNWYQSMIPQSPSPPLDEQNRDCQGLMEKFQFELTLEEEDSEGPDKEGEGHNYFSSTKTLCVIDPEHRDSLGDTDGDTGAENKTPIDT; translated from the exons ATAAGCAGAATGATGTGGAGATTCCATCTCCCACCCAGAAAGAccgagagaaaaagaaaaagcaacaactCATGACACAGATAAGTGGAGTGAAAAAACTAATGCATAGCTCAAGCTTGAACAATACAAGCATTTCACGCTTTGGAGTCAACACAGAAAACGAAGATCATCTGGCCAAG GAGCTGGAAGACCTGAACAAATGGGGCCTTAACATCTTCAATGTGGCTGGATATTCACACAATAGGCCCCTCACATGCATCATGTATGCCATTTTCCAG GAAAGAGACCTCCTAAAGACATTCAAAATCTCATCTGATACATTTGTAACCTACATGATGACTTTAGAAGACCATTACCATTCTGATGTGGCATATCATAACAGCCTACACGCTGCTGATGTAGCCCAGTCAACCCATGTTCTTCTTTCTACGCCAGCATTAGAT GCTGTCTTCACTGATTTGGAAATTCTGGCCACCATTTTTGCAGCTGCTATCCATGACGTGGATCACCCTGGAGTCTCCAACCAGTTTCTCATCAACACAA ATTCAGAACTCGCTTTGATGTATAATGATGAATCTGTGTTGGAAAACCATCACCTTGCTGTGGGTTTCAAGCTGCTGCAAGAAGAACACTGTGACATCTTCCAGAATCTCACCAAGAAGCAGCGCCAGACACTCAGGAAAATGGTTATTGACATG GTGTTAGCAACTGATATGTCCAAACATATGAGCCTGCTGGCAGACCTGAAGACAATGGTAGAAACAAAGAAAGTTACAAGTTCAGGTGTTCTTCTCCTGGACAACTACACGGATCGTATACAG GTCCTTCGCAACATGGTACACTGTGCAGACCTGAGCAACCCCACCAAGTCGTTGGAATTGTATCGGCAATGGACAGACCGCATCATGGAAGAATTTTTCCAGCAGGGAGACAAAGAGCGGGAGAGAGGAATGGAGATTAGCCCAATGTGTGATAAGCACACAGCTTCTGTGGAAAAATCCCAG GTCGGTTTCATTGACTACATCGTGCACCCACTGTGGGAGACCTGGGCAGATCTGGTACAGCCTGATGCCCAGGACATTCTGGATACATTAGAAGATAACAGGAACTGGTATCAGAGCATGATACCCCAGAGTCCCTCCCCACCGCTGGATGAGCAGAACAGAGACTGTCAGGGTCTGATGGAGAAGTTTCAGTTTGAACTAACCCTTGAAGAGGAGGATTCTGAAGGCCCtgacaaagagggagagggacacaaTTATTTCAGCAGCACAAAGACACTTTGTGTGATCGACCCTGAACATAGGGATTCGCTAGGAGACACTGATGGAGACACTGGGGCGGAGAACAAGACCCCGATCGACACATAA